A single genomic interval of Bacillus sp. es.036 harbors:
- a CDS encoding COX15/CtaA family protein: MNKLLKLFGILTSFGMLLVLLMGAVVTKTGSGDGCGNSWPLCYGKVLPEAPEIETIIEVSHRIVSAALGLLVIILAIWTWRKIGHLRETKFLAIASVFLIVFQGLLGAAAVVWGQSDIILASHFGFSLASFASVVLLTILVFEASGNQKTPHVPKRIRIHLYAITIYSYIVVYTGALVRHTGASMACENVPFCSDGQLFAVTGPQGIQMLHRTAAIFIFIWLLYILIIGLKEFKSKGTMRTGLIVSFVFVSLQALSGMLVVVSNLNLFLALFHGLFISGLFTVLLYLVMLSLRSGRQ, translated from the coding sequence GTGAATAAATTGTTGAAATTATTCGGGATTTTAACTTCGTTTGGAATGTTACTAGTTCTATTAATGGGGGCTGTCGTAACAAAAACGGGATCAGGTGACGGCTGTGGTAACTCCTGGCCGCTCTGCTATGGAAAGGTTCTACCTGAGGCACCTGAAATTGAAACGATTATTGAAGTCAGTCACAGAATCGTTTCAGCAGCTTTAGGACTCCTCGTTATTATTCTTGCGATATGGACATGGAGAAAAATAGGACATCTTCGCGAAACGAAATTTCTAGCGATTGCTTCCGTATTCTTAATAGTCTTCCAAGGATTGCTTGGCGCTGCTGCTGTTGTTTGGGGGCAGTCAGATATTATCCTTGCTTCACACTTTGGTTTTTCGCTAGCTAGTTTTGCAAGTGTCGTTCTTTTAACCATTCTCGTATTTGAAGCTTCGGGTAATCAAAAAACGCCTCATGTCCCTAAGCGTATTCGCATTCATTTGTACGCGATCACCATATATTCCTACATTGTGGTTTATACAGGTGCACTAGTACGCCATACAGGGGCGAGCATGGCATGCGAGAATGTCCCGTTTTGTAGCGATGGTCAACTCTTTGCGGTAACTGGACCGCAGGGAATTCAAATGTTACACCGAACGGCAGCAATATTCATTTTTATTTGGCTGCTTTATATTTTAATTATTGGTTTGAAAGAGTTTAAATCTAAAGGAACGATGCGAACAGGTCTTATTGTTTCATTTGTGTTTGTAAGTTTACAGGCATTGAGTGGTATGCTTGTTGTCGTTTCAAATCTAAATTTATTTCTTGCCCTCTTCCATGGACTTTTTATATCTGGACTATTTACCGTTCTACTCTACCTTGTCATGCTTTCCCTACGAAGTGGCAGGCAATGA
- the cyoE gene encoding heme o synthase, producing the protein MSKARTAYEASNRVMEPGPLSEANPSGTWKDFLTLTKLGIVFDNLITAFTGLWVASVAAGFDLFANPMVLILTMLGTAFVVAGGTSLNNYIDRDIDQVMARTNTRPSVTGKIPANQVLFVGLGLSIAGTIMLLIVEPMAALLGLLGLVIYVVLYTMWTKRTTSLNTVVGSFSGALPPLIGWAAIDPNLSPVAWGMFLIMFIWQPPHFLALAMKRVDDYRDAGIPMLPVVAGFPMTKRQIVLYTAALVPVSLLLYSFGPVYITVAAILGFGWLAIGIAGFFMKDDIKWARIMFVYSLNYITILFIVMIAVNINP; encoded by the coding sequence TTGAGTAAAGCTAGAACTGCATATGAAGCTTCGAACCGCGTTATGGAACCAGGTCCTTTATCAGAGGCCAATCCGTCTGGTACTTGGAAGGATTTCTTAACACTTACGAAATTAGGAATTGTGTTTGATAATTTAATTACCGCATTCACTGGACTATGGGTTGCCTCAGTTGCTGCAGGATTTGATCTATTCGCTAATCCAATGGTGCTTATTCTTACAATGTTGGGAACAGCTTTTGTTGTTGCCGGGGGAACATCGTTGAATAATTACATTGACCGTGATATTGATCAGGTGATGGCGAGAACAAACACACGTCCATCTGTAACCGGTAAAATTCCAGCAAACCAGGTATTATTTGTAGGTCTCGGGCTATCAATAGCTGGAACGATCATGTTGCTAATCGTTGAACCGATGGCGGCGTTGCTAGGTCTATTAGGGCTTGTGATCTACGTTGTGCTCTACACAATGTGGACAAAACGGACAACTTCATTAAATACGGTGGTAGGCTCGTTTTCTGGTGCGCTTCCGCCACTTATTGGCTGGGCGGCAATCGACCCAAACTTAAGTCCAGTCGCTTGGGGAATGTTCTTGATTATGTTTATCTGGCAGCCGCCTCACTTCCTCGCACTAGCGATGAAACGGGTTGATGATTATCGAGATGCTGGAATTCCAATGTTGCCAGTTGTGGCAGGATTTCCAATGACCAAGCGCCAAATTGTATTATATACAGCTGCACTTGTGCCAGTTTCCCTATTGCTTTACAGCTTTGGGCCAGTATATATTACAGTGGCAGCCATTCTTGGTTTCGGCTGGCTCGCAATTGGCATAGCAGGATTTTTTATGAAGGATGATATAAAATGGGCGCGAATAATGTTTGTATACTCGCTTAACTATATTACAATCCTATTCATTGTTATGATTGCTGTAAATATTAATCCTTAA
- the coxB gene encoding cytochrome c oxidase subunit II, whose amino-acid sequence MKRWRNVWRFLPLLSVIALALTGCGNEQLTAMLPKGEGAEMQFNLMMLSLYIMIGVFVVVALIYTVVLVRFRRRGESDNEIPEQTEGNVVLEILWTVVPIILLLILAVPTVMTTFALDEGTEKVPEGATVIKVTAHQYWWEFEYPDLEVKTSQDLYIPTGERVYFELVSKDVIHSFWVPTLGGKMDTNTATTNKMWLNAQEPGTYYGKCAELCGPSHALMDFKVIAQEKEDFEAWAEKMKEAGSQAASDQAAQGEEIFANSCIGCHAVGSDGGNTGPNLTNFGDREKVAGILDHTDQNIKDWISNPSEFKPGNNMPAFGDQLNDEELDALVVYLQGLKVEE is encoded by the coding sequence ATGAAACGTTGGAGAAATGTTTGGCGTTTTTTACCACTGCTATCGGTAATTGCGTTAGCGCTTACGGGTTGCGGGAACGAACAGCTAACAGCTATGCTTCCTAAGGGAGAAGGGGCTGAAATGCAATTTAATCTCATGATGTTAAGCCTTTACATCATGATCGGGGTTTTTGTTGTAGTAGCACTCATTTATACAGTTGTGCTTGTTCGTTTCAGACGACGTGGTGAAAGCGACAATGAAATTCCAGAGCAAACGGAAGGTAACGTAGTTCTTGAGATTCTATGGACAGTCGTTCCGATTATTCTTCTTTTGATCCTTGCCGTACCGACAGTTATGACGACGTTTGCATTGGACGAAGGAACTGAAAAAGTGCCTGAAGGTGCAACCGTTATCAAGGTAACAGCACACCAATACTGGTGGGAATTTGAATATCCGGATCTTGAAGTGAAAACGTCTCAAGATTTGTACATCCCAACTGGTGAAAGAGTTTATTTTGAACTCGTTTCCAAGGATGTGATCCATTCATTTTGGGTACCTACTCTAGGTGGGAAAATGGATACGAACACAGCTACAACGAATAAAATGTGGCTGAATGCTCAGGAACCTGGTACATATTATGGTAAGTGTGCTGAGCTATGTGGACCATCACATGCATTGATGGACTTTAAAGTAATTGCTCAAGAAAAAGAAGACTTTGAAGCCTGGGCAGAAAAAATGAAAGAAGCCGGTTCACAGGCTGCTTCTGATCAAGCAGCTCAAGGGGAAGAAATTTTCGCAAACAGCTGTATTGGCTGTCACGCTGTAGGTAGTGATGGCGGTAACACAGGTCCAAACTTAACAAACTTTGGAGATCGTGAGAAAGTCGCTGGAATTCTTGATCATACAGATCAGAACATCAAAGACTGGATCAGTAATCCTTCAGAATTCAAGCCAGGTAATAATATGCCTGCTTTTGGCGATCAGCTAAATGATGAAGAGCTTGATGCCTTAGTTGTTTACTTGCAAGGACTAAAAGTTGAAGAATAG
- the ctaD gene encoding cytochrome c oxidase subunit I: protein MSAHAYKKKNPVWDWLTTVDHKKIGILYLASGAFFFLLGGLEAILLRVQLLYPEFDFVGAETFNQLLTMHGTTMIFLAAMPLVFGFMNAIVPLQIGARDVAFPFVNSLGFWLFSLGGVLLNLGWFMGGAPDAGWTGYAPLSTTSPGNGVDFYVLGLQISGIGTLIGGINFLVTIINMRAPGMTFMRMPLFTWSSFITSGLILFAFPALTIGLALLMFDRLFGSQFFAAEAGGNPIIYEHLFWIFGHPEVYILVLPAFGIFSEIIATFARKRLFGYSAMVFATALIGFLGFMVWVHHMFTVGLGPIANSIFAVATMLIAVPTGVKIFNWLFTMWGGKVSFPTANLFAVGFIPSFVLGGMTGVMLSVPPADYQYHDSYFVVAHFHYVIVGGVVFGLFAGMYYWWPKIFGTLLNEFLGKLHFWLFFIGFHLTFFPMHFLGLMGMPRRVYTYLSGQSLDEANFAATIGAFLMGLATIIMLWNIIQTSIKGKKAGNDPWDARTLEWAIASPAPEYNFAQTPLVRGLDAWWLEKRAGNKAMIAAEPLDDIHMPDSSILPLVLSTGLFIAALAAMYSNWVIAIGGLVITAVAMILRSVIDYHGYHIHKEDLPDEGREGK from the coding sequence GTGTCAGCACATGCTTATAAAAAGAAAAATCCTGTATGGGATTGGCTTACTACCGTTGACCATAAGAAGATCGGGATACTCTATCTCGCTTCCGGTGCTTTCTTCTTTCTACTCGGTGGTTTAGAAGCAATCTTACTGCGGGTGCAGTTGCTTTATCCAGAATTTGATTTTGTCGGAGCTGAAACTTTTAATCAGCTACTTACAATGCACGGTACTACAATGATTTTCCTGGCAGCCATGCCACTAGTATTTGGGTTTATGAACGCCATTGTTCCACTCCAAATTGGGGCGAGAGACGTTGCGTTTCCATTCGTAAACTCACTTGGCTTCTGGTTGTTCTCACTTGGTGGAGTGTTATTAAACCTTGGTTGGTTCATGGGCGGTGCTCCCGATGCAGGTTGGACCGGATATGCGCCTCTATCGACCACAAGTCCAGGGAACGGGGTTGACTTTTACGTTCTTGGACTTCAGATTTCAGGTATCGGAACGTTAATCGGGGGAATTAACTTCCTGGTCACCATTATTAACATGCGAGCTCCAGGTATGACATTTATGCGTATGCCTTTGTTCACTTGGTCTAGTTTTATTACATCGGGTCTTATTCTTTTTGCTTTCCCTGCACTTACAATTGGTCTTGCACTACTTATGTTTGATCGTTTGTTTGGTTCTCAGTTCTTTGCAGCTGAAGCAGGCGGAAATCCGATTATTTACGAACATCTTTTCTGGATCTTTGGGCACCCGGAAGTTTACATCCTTGTTCTACCAGCTTTCGGTATATTCTCTGAGATCATTGCAACATTTGCGAGAAAGCGTCTGTTTGGTTACTCAGCGATGGTCTTCGCAACAGCTCTTATTGGTTTCTTAGGCTTTATGGTTTGGGTTCACCATATGTTTACAGTTGGACTTGGTCCAATTGCAAACTCTATTTTTGCGGTTGCTACAATGTTAATTGCGGTTCCAACAGGTGTTAAAATCTTTAACTGGCTTTTCACAATGTGGGGAGGAAAAGTAAGTTTCCCAACCGCCAATTTATTCGCAGTTGGTTTTATTCCTTCTTTCGTACTTGGTGGTATGACAGGGGTAATGTTAAGTGTGCCACCTGCTGACTATCAATACCATGATAGTTACTTCGTAGTTGCTCACTTCCACTACGTTATCGTTGGTGGGGTAGTATTTGGTCTCTTTGCTGGTATGTACTACTGGTGGCCGAAAATTTTCGGTACATTATTAAATGAATTTCTAGGAAAGCTTCACTTCTGGCTATTCTTTATTGGCTTCCATCTAACATTCTTCCCGATGCATTTCCTAGGTCTTATGGGAATGCCACGTCGAGTGTATACGTACCTTTCTGGTCAGAGCCTAGATGAGGCCAACTTTGCAGCAACGATCGGTGCTTTTTTGATGGGCCTTGCAACGATCATCATGCTTTGGAACATTATTCAAACATCAATTAAAGGCAAGAAAGCTGGGAATGATCCATGGGATGCTCGTACGCTTGAGTGGGCGATTGCATCACCAGCTCCAGAATACAACTTTGCTCAAACTCCACTCGTTCGTGGTCTTGATGCATGGTGGTTAGAAAAACGTGCTGGTAATAAGGCAATGATTGCAGCGGAGCCGCTCGATGATATTCATATGCCGGACTCCTCAATTCTTCCACTGGTTCTTTCTACTGGGTTGTTTATTGCAGCTCTTGCAGCAATGTACTCGAATTGGGTGATTGCGATTGGTGGTCTTGTGATCACGGCAGTAGCGATGATTCTTCGCTCTGTCATTGATTATCACGGCTATCATATCCATAAGGAAGATCTGCCTGATGAAGGGAGGGAAGGCAAATGA
- a CDS encoding cytochrome c oxidase subunit 3, which yields MKSNEAMTKLPANPERATLDGKNKFLGFWFFLGGETVLFASLFGVYLGLRNATNGGVTSNELFELPLVFIATMLLLSSSLTSVFATMALKTNHFKRMIGWFVVTGLLGLAFLGLEIYEFNHYVHEYGHTIQSSAWGSAFYTLVGTHGAHVFVGISWITILIIRNLRRGMDLYTAPKFYLFALYWHFIDVVWIFIFTVVYLMGKVG from the coding sequence ATGAAATCGAACGAAGCAATGACTAAGTTGCCTGCCAATCCAGAACGGGCTACGCTAGATGGTAAAAATAAATTTCTTGGTTTCTGGTTCTTCCTCGGAGGCGAAACCGTGCTTTTCGCCTCGCTTTTTGGGGTATACTTAGGATTAAGGAATGCAACAAACGGTGGCGTCACATCGAATGAGCTGTTTGAACTTCCACTCGTTTTTATTGCGACAATGCTTTTGTTATCAAGTAGTTTAACCTCGGTGTTTGCTACGATGGCACTCAAAACAAATCATTTTAAGCGTATGATTGGCTGGTTTGTGGTGACTGGACTTCTAGGCCTTGCTTTCCTAGGTCTTGAGATTTATGAGTTTAATCACTATGTCCATGAATACGGTCATACGATTCAAAGTAGTGCATGGGGGTCTGCTTTCTACACGTTAGTAGGTACTCACGGAGCTCACGTATTTGTGGGGATTTCCTGGATTACGATTCTTATTATTCGTAATCTAAGAAGAGGGATGGACCTGTATACGGCGCCGAAATTTTATCTCTTTGCTCTTTACTGGCACTTTATTGACGTTGTATGGATTTTTATCTTTACAGTCGTTTACCTAATGGGAAAGGTGGGTTAA
- a CDS encoding cytochrome C oxidase subunit IV family protein, translating to MAHHEGHDTLSEHDQSHLDIHHKIAHEKEFKQQIVSFAMMIFLTMIAFVAVASDAISDAFTVIFIMILAGIQLVFQLYMFMHLSHKGHQYPAWGIFFGVFVAGTCVVGLMGMIW from the coding sequence ATGGCACATCATGAAGGTCATGATACACTGTCAGAGCACGATCAAAGTCATCTCGACATTCATCACAAGATTGCTCATGAAAAGGAATTTAAGCAACAGATTGTTTCTTTTGCCATGATGATTTTCCTAACGATGATTGCTTTCGTAGCTGTAGCTAGCGATGCGATCTCTGATGCTTTTACCGTTATTTTCATCATGATTCTTGCAGGTATTCAGCTGGTATTTCAACTTTATATGTTTATGCATTTAAGCCATAAAGGTCATCAGTATCCAGCATGGGGAATATTCTTCGGAGTATTCGTAGCTGGTACGTGTGTAGTTGGACTAATGGGCATGATCTGGTAA
- the ytvI gene encoding sporulation integral membrane protein YtvI encodes MPKFLTKRFLLILLVIALLAVLAFWILPVSIPLILAFLSALALDPAVKLIQKNTKLKRYFPVIIVFTLFVILIALLGYFLITKVITEGIALVENSPLYIQNITQLWDNMESNMEAVSKSFPPEFVQEFTNQVDRFLENTKDTISSIDYLKIITIIVTGIPNYLVSIVVYLIALFLFLMDLPRLKKKSYSYLSVQTAEKVQFMTSRLSYVIFGFFKAQFLVSIIIFVVSLIGLLLITPKVALLMAFIIWVIDFIPIIGSIVILGPWAIYYLITGDIATGSQMAILAVVLLVIRRTVEPKVMGRHIGLSPLSTLISMYIGLKLLGIMGFIIGPILLIAFNSAREAGLIKFNFKL; translated from the coding sequence TTGCCAAAGTTCCTCACAAAACGATTCTTACTAATATTATTGGTCATTGCGCTTTTAGCAGTGCTTGCTTTCTGGATCTTACCCGTCTCCATTCCTCTTATTCTCGCGTTTCTCAGCGCCCTTGCCCTTGATCCAGCTGTTAAACTGATTCAAAAGAATACGAAACTGAAGCGGTATTTTCCAGTTATTATTGTGTTCACTTTATTTGTAATCCTCATTGCGTTATTAGGTTACTTCCTTATAACCAAAGTGATTACCGAAGGAATAGCGTTAGTCGAAAATTCCCCACTGTACATACAAAACATTACTCAGCTGTGGGATAACATGGAATCAAACATGGAAGCTGTTTCAAAAAGTTTCCCCCCTGAATTTGTTCAGGAATTTACCAATCAAGTTGATCGATTCCTTGAAAACACGAAGGATACAATCAGCAGCATTGATTACTTAAAAATCATTACCATCATTGTTACAGGCATTCCAAATTATTTAGTCAGTATTGTTGTCTATTTAATTGCACTTTTCTTGTTTTTAATGGACTTACCAAGACTTAAGAAAAAATCTTATTCTTATTTATCTGTCCAAACGGCTGAGAAAGTTCAATTTATGACGAGTCGTTTATCTTACGTTATTTTTGGGTTTTTTAAAGCGCAATTTCTTGTCAGCATCATCATTTTTGTCGTTAGTTTAATTGGACTTTTACTGATTACACCAAAAGTGGCGCTTTTGATGGCATTCATTATATGGGTGATCGATTTCATTCCAATTATTGGTTCGATTGTTATTCTTGGGCCGTGGGCCATTTATTACTTGATTACAGGGGACATTGCAACGGGAAGTCAAATGGCGATCCTCGCCGTCGTTTTGCTTGTTATTCGACGAACAGTAGAACCTAAAGTAATGGGCCGTCATATTGGACTCTCTCCACTGTCTACGCTCATTTCGATGTACATCGGCTTAAAGCTACTTGGCATTATGGGCTTCATTATCGGACCAATTCTTCTAATCGCATTCAATTCAGCAAGAGAAGCTGGACTAATTAAATTTAATTTTAAACTTTAA
- a CDS encoding Asp23/Gls24 family envelope stress response protein, translating into MRKPLQQGSLTISENVIDFILEVAIKETEGIHSIEAPVKKTLRKMVGKGKRSSFQYENMQEDGGLALKVEVAIDFGEVIPYTCFVLQERIKNDVEKMTGLQVDEVNVVVASLHLEVDDEQV; encoded by the coding sequence ATGAGAAAACCACTTCAACAAGGAAGCCTGACCATCTCAGAAAACGTGATCGATTTTATTTTAGAAGTTGCAATAAAAGAGACAGAGGGGATCCACTCGATTGAAGCGCCAGTTAAAAAAACGCTGAGAAAGATGGTTGGGAAAGGAAAGCGATCATCTTTCCAGTATGAAAACATGCAGGAAGATGGGGGATTAGCGTTAAAGGTAGAGGTAGCTATTGATTTTGGAGAAGTTATTCCATATACATGCTTCGTTCTCCAGGAACGAATTAAAAATGATGTTGAAAAAATGACTGGGTTACAGGTAGATGAAGTGAACGTTGTTGTTGCAAGTTTACACCTAGAAGTGGATGATGAGCAGGTTTAA
- the safA gene encoding SafA/ExsA family spore coat assembly protein, whose protein sequence is MKKLLLLSCLLVTMVALPDVALGQSTYTVKPGDTLWKISKRYRIGLTEIISANPHFENPDLIYPGNQVNVPTANPSIEKSKDVGQQVMDLTNEERAKNGLSPLTWNWQVARVARYKSADMRNKNYFSHQSPTYGSPFTMLKNFGVSYRSAGENIAAGQATPEEVVKAWMNSEGHRKNILNPGYTEIGVGYISGGSYGHYWTQMFISK, encoded by the coding sequence ATGAAAAAGCTATTACTGCTATCATGTCTTCTCGTAACGATGGTAGCCCTTCCAGATGTGGCACTTGGTCAATCTACATATACGGTGAAACCTGGAGATACGTTATGGAAAATCTCGAAGCGCTACCGAATCGGTCTTACAGAAATTATTAGCGCCAATCCGCATTTTGAAAATCCAGATCTTATTTACCCTGGTAATCAAGTCAACGTACCAACCGCTAATCCATCCATCGAAAAATCAAAAGATGTCGGTCAACAAGTTATGGACTTAACAAATGAAGAACGGGCAAAAAATGGCCTATCTCCGTTAACATGGAATTGGCAAGTTGCCAGAGTTGCGAGATATAAGTCTGCTGATATGAGAAATAAAAATTATTTCTCTCATCAATCTCCAACTTACGGCTCTCCATTTACCATGCTTAAAAATTTTGGAGTGTCCTATAGAAGCGCTGGTGAAAACATCGCTGCCGGGCAAGCTACTCCTGAAGAAGTTGTGAAGGCATGGATGAATAGTGAAGGTCACCGAAAAAACATCTTGAACCCCGGTTATACTGAAATTGGTGTAGGTTACATCTCTGGCGGTTCATATGGCCACTACTGGACGCAAATGTTCATTTCAAAATAA
- a CDS encoding YugN family protein produces MKFDKTGLESTIVQFPILDHIMHENGLVLAGQWDYERVTYDYKFEDMTNGDVYYLRVPGVAVEGMVESSYAVIKLGKPYVGKHYYPHGVEYDEEFPETILNTCYKKLEILRDQLGSALQKSMVSVGDLAQYVTPTKPSDSVAEAAAIMKKENVTIVPVCDGENLVGIVTDRAIAVGGFADNQAGMTKVEELLEKPSMTLSPDMKPEQAADLMNESRLTEVIVVDGERFVGIVSYFHLKEKMNA; encoded by the coding sequence ATGAAATTTGATAAGACTGGTCTTGAATCTACGATCGTTCAATTTCCGATTCTCGATCACATCATGCATGAAAACGGTTTAGTTCTTGCTGGGCAATGGGATTATGAACGCGTTACATATGATTATAAGTTTGAGGATATGACAAACGGTGATGTTTACTATCTTCGAGTACCTGGCGTTGCAGTCGAAGGTATGGTTGAATCCTCTTATGCTGTCATTAAATTAGGCAAGCCTTATGTTGGAAAGCATTACTACCCACATGGCGTGGAGTATGATGAAGAGTTCCCAGAAACAATTCTTAACACATGCTATAAGAAACTCGAAATTCTTCGTGATCAATTAGGTTCAGCTCTTCAAAAAAGTATGGTTTCAGTAGGGGATTTAGCCCAATATGTTACGCCAACTAAACCATCTGATAGCGTTGCTGAAGCAGCTGCTATTATGAAGAAGGAAAACGTGACGATCGTGCCAGTGTGTGATGGAGAAAACTTGGTAGGTATTGTAACGGATCGTGCAATTGCGGTTGGTGGATTTGCCGATAATCAAGCGGGAATGACGAAAGTGGAAGAGCTTTTAGAAAAGCCATCAATGACACTTTCTCCGGATATGAAACCTGAGCAAGCAGCAGACTTAATGAATGAATCGCGCTTAACAGAAGTCATTGTCGTAGACGGAGAGCGTTTTGTAGGAATCGTTTCTTATTTCCATTTAAAAGAAAAAATGAACGCATAA
- a CDS encoding CAP domain-containing protein produces the protein MKNVLRFALLIVVIVIGMDVYDKIEWRNIGTEVERIINEEKFVLENTTEGVKQEESIAKDEPLPELTGVEKWVGQEVDTMKSNLGEPDRIDPSSYGYDWWIYEQSNSAYLQIGVEENRVVTVFFMGDVDAGDRYPMGEQASTIFEDEAPQKELSVKFDAYDYRFQLTKEEQQLKPLVAIHEGLFAQYYFDKFNGSLRAVRIAEPSVLVKQRPYAVSYRGGLLEPEELSEEEWQGVQAAMEKQIHAMTNVLRNLSDKKPLGYNDEVADVAFGHSKDMEENNYFSHTSPSEGELSDRLKEGDVLYSYAGENIAARYPDAGAAMIGWLNSKGHREALLNEEFTEIGVGVFRYYYTQNFIKPF, from the coding sequence ATGAAAAATGTCCTTCGGTTCGCTTTGCTAATTGTTGTGATCGTTATTGGAATGGACGTTTACGACAAAATCGAGTGGCGTAACATCGGCACAGAAGTTGAACGAATCATTAACGAAGAGAAATTCGTGTTGGAAAACACGACAGAAGGTGTGAAGCAGGAAGAGTCTATAGCGAAAGATGAACCACTACCTGAGCTAACAGGCGTAGAAAAATGGGTAGGCCAAGAAGTTGATACAATGAAATCGAATCTAGGTGAACCTGATCGGATTGACCCTAGTTCTTACGGATATGACTGGTGGATCTATGAACAGTCTAACTCAGCTTATTTACAAATTGGTGTAGAGGAAAATCGAGTTGTCACGGTCTTTTTTATGGGAGATGTGGATGCTGGAGATAGATACCCAATGGGAGAACAAGCTTCTACTATTTTCGAGGACGAAGCACCTCAAAAGGAGCTTTCTGTGAAATTTGATGCTTATGACTATCGTTTTCAATTAACAAAAGAAGAACAGCAGCTAAAACCGTTAGTGGCCATTCACGAAGGATTATTTGCCCAATATTATTTTGATAAATTTAATGGGAGCTTGCGGGCGGTTAGAATTGCAGAGCCTAGTGTTCTCGTTAAACAAAGACCATATGCCGTTTCTTATCGCGGTGGATTGCTAGAGCCCGAAGAGTTATCAGAAGAAGAATGGCAGGGCGTCCAGGCGGCGATGGAAAAGCAAATACATGCAATGACAAATGTCCTTCGTAACCTTTCAGATAAAAAACCACTAGGTTATAACGATGAAGTTGCCGATGTGGCGTTTGGTCACAGCAAAGATATGGAAGAGAATAATTATTTTTCACATACTTCTCCATCTGAAGGAGAGCTTTCCGATCGTTTAAAGGAAGGAGACGTTCTTTATAGTTATGCAGGAGAAAACATCGCAGCCAGATATCCTGATGCAGGAGCTGCGATGATTGGTTGGTTGAACAGTAAAGGACATCGTGAAGCGCTTCTTAATGAAGAATTTACTGAAATTGGTGTTGGGGTTTTCCGCTACTATTATACTCAGAATTTTATTAAACCTTTCTAG
- a CDS encoding PaaI family thioesterase codes for MEDQQLLQFFSEILAEADENEKSSLYSLLEGVLKKQRNEYKTYLAGLMGIKSKLLDENTYESIIPVRDLVHNPLQMVHGGITASLIDIAMGSLVHQSLPSDQAAVTSEMNIHFLSKGDGNELRCRSHIVFKSRTRWVIKANVYRDDGTIVATATGNFIVIPRKV; via the coding sequence ATGGAAGACCAGCAACTACTTCAATTTTTTTCAGAAATCCTAGCTGAGGCAGATGAAAATGAAAAAAGCTCTCTCTATTCATTATTAGAAGGCGTGCTAAAGAAACAAAGAAATGAGTATAAGACGTATTTAGCTGGGTTAATGGGAATTAAGAGCAAGCTTCTCGATGAAAATACATACGAAAGCATCATACCCGTTCGAGACCTTGTGCATAATCCTCTTCAAATGGTTCATGGAGGCATCACGGCATCCTTAATTGATATTGCGATGGGCTCCCTTGTTCACCAATCTCTTCCTTCTGATCAGGCAGCAGTAACATCTGAGATGAACATCCACTTCCTATCTAAAGGCGATGGCAATGAATTAAGATGCCGCTCACATATCGTTTTTAAAAGCCGTACGAGATGGGTCATAAAAGCGAACGTCTATCGCGATGATGGTACGATCGTTGCCACTGCCACCGGTAATTTTATCGTTATTCCTAGAAAGGTTTAA
- the ylbD gene encoding spore coat protein YlbD, which yields MPEAKEKGSQKVQEFKTFVKAHPHVLKKVKQKEKTLQELFEEWMLFGEEDPSWYEENQEEDREATNEKGIGSMLGAIKQMNFEEVQKGIEQFSGAVYSIQEVLSQFRSKPKAQPPYSQSHSPFPFRHD from the coding sequence TTGCCTGAAGCAAAGGAAAAGGGAAGTCAAAAAGTTCAGGAATTTAAAACGTTCGTCAAAGCTCATCCTCATGTACTAAAAAAAGTGAAGCAGAAGGAAAAAACGCTTCAAGAGTTGTTTGAGGAGTGGATGCTTTTTGGTGAAGAGGATCCAAGTTGGTATGAAGAAAATCAAGAAGAAGATCGAGAAGCAACTAATGAAAAAGGGATAGGTAGCATGCTTGGTGCGATTAAACAAATGAATTTTGAAGAGGTTCAAAAAGGGATTGAGCAATTCAGCGGTGCCGTATATTCAATTCAAGAGGTTTTGTCCCAATTTCGCTCTAAACCAAAGGCACAGCCTCCTTACTCCCAATCCCATTCTCCTTTCCCGTTTCGACATGACTAG